The following are encoded in a window of Rhizophagus irregularis chromosome 4, complete sequence genomic DNA:
- a CDS encoding uncharacterized protein (SECRETED:cutsite_SVA-TP; SECRETED:prob_0.6831); SECRETED:SignalP(1-22), with protein MKISYTLILAINLALFTASSVATPIGNIGNGVIISPPPPPDGPKGGPKGLKGRDFDGPKVPKGKGPKGPGPKDGPKGLKVRDFDGPKVPKGKDFNGPKGPGPKIGPKGLKVRDFDGPKVPKGKDFDGPKGPGPKDGPKFPGPKIGPKGLKVRDFDGPKVPKGKDFDGPKGPGPKIGPKVLKVRDFDGPKVPKGKDFDGPKVPKGKDFDGPKGPGPKDGPKGLKGRDFDGPKVPKGKDFDGPKGPGPKDGPKFPPKAK; from the coding sequence ATGAAGATCTCTTACACTCTAATTTTGGCTATAAATTTAGCCCTTTTCACTGCTAGTTCCGTTGCTACACCAATTGGAAACATAGGAAATGGTGTTATTATTTCTCCACCTCCCCCTCCTGATGGTCCCAAAGGTGGACCAAAAGGACTAAAAGGTAGAGATTTCGATGGCCCAAAAGTCCCCAAGGGTAAAGGTCCAAAAGGTCCAGGTCCTAAAGATGGACCAAAAGGTCTAAAGGTTAGAGATTTCGATGGCCCAAAAGTCCCCAAGGGTAAAGATTTCAATGGTCCAAAAGGTCCCGGTCCTAAAATTGGTCCAAAAGGTCTAAAGGTTAGAGATTTCGATGGCCCAAAAGTCCCCAAGGGTAAAGATTTCGATGGCCCAAAAGGTCCCGGTCCTAAAGATGGTCCAAAATTTCCCGGTCCTAAAATTGGTCCAAAAGGTCTAAAGGTTAGAGATTTCGATGGCCCAAAAGTCCCCAAAGGTAAAGATTTCGATGGTCCAAAAGGTCCCGGTCCTAAAATTGGTCCAAAAGTTCTAAAAGTTAGAGATTTCGATGGCCCAAAAGTCCCCAAGGGTAAAGATTTCGATGGCCCAAAAGTCCCCAAGGGTAAAGATTTTGATGGCCCAAAAGGTCCCGGTCCTAAAGATGGTCCAAAAGGTCTAAAGGGTAGAGATTTCGATGGCCCAAAAGTCCCCAAGGGTAAAGATTTCGATGGTCCAAAAGGTCCCGGTCCTAAAGATGGTCCAAAATTTCCCCCTAAAgcaaaataa